A genomic stretch from Coregonus clupeaformis isolate EN_2021a chromosome 23, ASM2061545v1, whole genome shotgun sequence includes:
- the LOC121536700 gene encoding R3H domain-containing protein 1-like isoform X2, translating into MRMSDTVTVKETSATMRGVETEESHHASATPAPAGGEEPSPTKTNGTEQEQAETQPQAEAQTQLQPELQPESCCQDKNETQSKLKLVRSLAVCEESSPPSPITTDLPREHKDAVEIQLSQSFDKEEAPPIKDEEDKDKRVEKLLEKTERMPRKMLSRDSSQEYTDSTGIDIHEFLVNTLKNNPRDRMMLLKLEQDILDFISNNESQKRKFPPMTSYHRMLLHRVAAYFGLDHNVDQTGKSVIINKTSNTRIPDQKFSEHIKDDKTDDFQKRYILKRDNSGSDKDDNMMRMRLKDDRRSKSIEEREEEYQRARERIFAQDGPDGFALEKRIQEDDACNNTQQRRQIFRLKDGRSANSRQSSSENEPKYSDPRPWSSTDSDSSNRNLRPAMTKASSFSGISVLIRGDSSGSSKSMGRLSKTGSLESSSSVGSSTGSLSRSQPPLPVPALTQAGHPHNHAAPPCPVAYPAICTSSTVTYEAGSRSGPVPPPPANTANTSYYLLPLEATGIPPGSILVNPHTGQPFVNPDGSAVVYNPNHSMAPQHQHHQHHNQQGRTQQPMPPPPHPHPPGPHQHQPTNHNHVLSQSVLSLPQPVRPLQPSAQPVQYSSISYPPQLLSVSPNQQYTVQNNLGAQFSHMSLARQASGEGPGRDAHTTMYPSSVVLQTPPQQQGYMVAPPVQPVPAHQAYNTPAPPPVNQPVMQQQGYMQQSMQQMPACYCAPGQYPLSNQQYRPVGTVQYSAPQSQPMPPPTQQTGYQTVMPNQPQSYQSMIGVPQSQNTVSGLHSNMGNQMQGMMVQYPSMPSYQVSMQPQGSQGVPQQTYQQPIIIPNHNQSNQGPMPGSGVQVYYSVITPNQQNTMSSSVGFLPPPGSEQMQFPRPSSPCSSQQPLHQAQQCSGVPLPPGGGMVMMQLTLPPGQQPRPHSPPQWKHSKYYSLDHTRGQKSTELSTLDTSQSSPLLGSPSTSPAQSPTPSHPHHLTNVKSIRPGLAPVMPQFSRPFVPGQGDAQYPLLGQPLQYNPQIRPPLLHTPPMVPNHQVPMGMRHSGGGGRGRKQPRKALSTDLSVGDPVSGRVLEVTDLPGEISRTEADSLLGELSRAGAVVGWLPEHHSHRDWQSGANCDHHHAKPPTQTHGQAPADPAFAYTILATFPSRYAAQDALLHHNGPRASFRLTMRRDRGYGHRHPLERASSQ; encoded by the exons ATGAGGATGTCTGATACTGTCACTGTAAAGGAGACTAGCGCCACTATGAGAGGTGTGGAGACGGAGGAGAGCCACCATGCCAGTGCCACACCGGCACCAGCAGGGGGAGAAGAACCAAGCCCGACCAAGACAAACGGCACGGAGCAGGAGCAGGCAGAGACCCAGCCACAGGCCGAAGCTCAGACCCAGCTCCAACCTGAGCTTCAACCAGAGAGCTGCTGCCAAGACAAGAACGAAACTCAG TCTAAGTTAAAGTTAGTTCGGAGCCTGGCTGTTTGCGAAgagtcctctcctccttcccctatTACCACTGATCTGCCTCGAGAACACAAG GATGCAGTTGAGATCCAGCTCTCCCAGTCGTTTGACAAAGAGGAGGCACCACCCATCAAGGATGAGGAGGACAAAGACAAAAGAGTGGAGAAGCTGCTAGAAAAGACTGAGAGAATGCCCAGGAAGATGCTGTCCAGAG ATTCCAGTCAGGAATACACAGACTCTACCGGGATCGATATCCATGAGTTCTTAGTAAACAcgttgaaaaacaaccccag GGACAGAATGATGCTGCTGAAGTTGGAACAGGACATTCTCGACTTTATCAGTAATAACGA AAGCCAGAAGAGAAAGTTCCCTCCAATGACCTCCTACCACAGAATGCTGCTGCACCGCGTCGCCGCCTACTTCGGCCTCGACCACAACGTCGACCAAACCGGGAAATCTGTAATCATCAACAAAACTAGCAATACAAGAAT tcctGATCAGAAGTTTTCAGAACACATCAAAGATGACAAAACTGACGACTTCCAAAAGCGCTACATTCTCAAAAGGGACAACTCTGGCTCAGACAAAGATGACAACATG ATGCGGATGCGGCTGAAGGACGACCGGAGGAGTAAGTCTATAGAGGAACGAGAGGAGGAGTACCAGAGGGCCAGAGAAAGGATATTTGCTCAAGAT GGTCCAGATGGCTTTGCTCTTGAAAAAAGGATACAGGAGGATGATGCTTGTAACAACACACAGCAAAGGCGGCAAATCTTTAG GTTAAAAGATGGCCGCTCGGCCAACAGTCGCCAGAGCAGCTCTGAGAATGAGCCCAAGTACTCTGACCCTCGGCCGTGGAGCAGCACAGACTCTGACAGCTCCAACCGTAACCTGAGGCCAGCCATGACCAAGGCCAGCAGCTTCAGCGGCATCTCTGTCCTTATCAGGGGAGACAGCTCAGGCAGCAGCAAGAGCATGGGTCGCCTTTCTAAGACTG GTTCCCTAGAGTCTTCTAGTAGTGTAGGGTCCTCCACGGGTTCGCTCTCTCGCTCCCAGCCACCCCTCCCCGTCCCAGCTTTAACCCAGGCTGGCCACCCTCACAACCACGCCGCGCCCCCCTGCCCAGTGGCCTACCCAGCCATCTGCACTAGTAGTACTGTGACTTATGAGGCGGGAAGCAGGAGCGGCCCGGTGCCGCCACCACCAGCGAATACAGCTAACACTAGCTACTATTTGCTTCCCCTGGAAGCCACAGGGATACCGCCAGGGAGTATCCTGGTCAACCCACACACAG GCCAGCCCTTTGTGAACCCGGATGGCAGTGCTGTGGTGTACAACCCCAACCATAGCATGGCTCCTCAGCATCAACATCATCAGCATCATAATCAGCAGGGCAGGACCCAGCAGCCCATGCCCCCTCCTCCACACCCGCACCCGCCTGGCCCCCACCAACACCAGCCCACCAATCACAACCACGTCCTCTCACAG TCTGTTCTATCCCTTCCTCAGCCGGTCCGGCCCCTCCAGCCTTCTGCTCAGCCTGTCCAGTACTCATCTATCTCTTACCCACCTCAGCTCCTCTCCGTCTCCCCTAACCAACAATACACTGTG CAAAACAACCTGGGAGCCCAGTTCAGCCACATGAGTCTGGCCCGGCAGGCCTCTGGGGAGGGCCCAGGTAGGGACGCCCACACTACCATGTACCCCTCCTCCGTGGTGCTCCAGACCCCCCCGCAGCAGCAGGGCTACATGGTGGCCCCTCCAGTCCAGCCTGTCCCTGCCCACCAGGCCTACAACACTCCCGCCCCTCCGCCTGTCAACCAGCCGGTCATGCAGCAACAGGGCTACATGCAGCAGTCCATGCAGCAG ATGCCAGCATGTTACTGTGCGCCAGGCCAGTACCCTCTGTCCAACCAGCAGTACAGGCCTGTGGGCACAGTGCAGTACAGCGCCCCACAGAGTCAGCCAATGCCCCCGCCCACACAACAGACAG GTTACCAAACAGTGATGCCAAATCAACCACAGAGCTATCAGAGTATGATAGGAGTGCCACAGAGTCAGAACACTGTTAGTGGCCTGCATAGCAATATGGGAAATCAGATGCAAGGCATGATGGTCCAGTATCCCTCCATGCCATCTTATCAG GTATCCATGCAGCCTCAAGGCTCCCAGGGTGTGCCACAGCAGACATATCAGCAGCCTATCATCATCCCCAACCACAACCAGTCCAACCAGGGTCCCATGCCTGGCTCTGGTGTCCAGGTCTACTACAGTGTTATCACACCCAATCAACAGAACACAATGAG ctccTCTGTTGGGTTCCTGCCTCCTCCCGGATCAGAGCAGATGCAGTTCCCTCGGCCGTCCTCCCCCTGCAGCTCCCAGCAGCCCCTCCATCAGGCACAGCAGTGCTCAG GCGTTCCCCTTCCCCCAGGCGGTGGGATGGTGATGATGCAGCTGACGTTGCCCCCCGGCCAGCAGCCACGGCCTCACTCGCCCCCGCAGTGGAAACACAGCAAGTACTACAGTCTGGACCACACCAGAGGACAGAAGTCCACAGAACTCTCCACCCTAGACACCTCACAG AGCAGTCCCCTGCTGGGCAGTCCCTCAACTTCCCCCGCCCAGTCGCCAACTCCCTCCCACCCACACCACCTAACCAATGTGAAGAGCATCCGTCCAGGCCTCGCCCCCGTGATGCCCCAGTTCTCCAGACCCTTTGTGCCAGGGCAAG GAGATGCACAGTACCCGTTACTAGGTCAGCCCCTCCAGTACAACCCCCAGAtccgtcctcctctcctccacactccACCCATGGTCCCCAACCATCAG GTACCCATGGGGATGCGGCACAGCGGTGGAGGGGGCAGAGGGAGGAAGCAGCCAAGGAAGGCTCTGTCTACAGATCTCAGTGTAGGTGATCCAG TGAGTGGGCGAGTCCTGGAGGTGACTGACCTGCCGGGGGAGATCAGCCGGACCGAGGCGGACTCTCTGCTGGGTGAGCTCTCCAGAGCCGGGGCTGTAGTCGGATGGCTCCCAGAGCACCACAGCCACCGGGATTGGCAGTCGGGGGCTAACTGTGACCACCACCACGCCAAACCCCCCACCCAAACCCACGGTCAAGCCCCTGCCGATCCAGCCTTTGCCTACACCATCCTGGCCACGTTCCCTTCCAGATACGCTGCGCAGGACGCCCTCCTCCACCACAATGGTCCCCGAGCCTCCTTCAGACTCACTATGAGGAGGGACCGAGGCTACGGCCACAGACACCCCCTGGAGAGGGCAAGCTCCCAGTAG
- the LOC121536700 gene encoding R3H domain-containing protein 1-like isoform X3, producing MRMSDTVTVKETSATMRGVETEESHHASATPAPAGGEEPSPTKTNGTEQEQAETQPQAEAQTQLQPELQPESCCQDKNETQRQTPGQMGKRPKDAVEIQLSQSFDKEEAPPIKDEEDKDKRVEKLLEKTERMPRKMLSRDSSQEYTDSTGIDIHEFLVNTLKNNPRDRMMLLKLEQDILDFISNNESQKRKFPPMTSYHRMLLHRVAAYFGLDHNVDQTGKSVIINKTSNTRIPDQKFSEHIKDDKTDDFQKRYILKRDNSGSDKDDNMMRMRLKDDRRSKSIEEREEEYQRARERIFAQDGPDGFALEKRIQEDDACNNTQQRRQIFRLKDGRSANSRQSSSENEPKYSDPRPWSSTDSDSSNRNLRPAMTKASSFSGISVLIRGDSSGSSKSMGRLSKTGSLESSSSVGSSTGSLSRSQPPLPVPALTQAGHPHNHAAPPCPVAYPAICTSSTVTYEAGSRSGPVPPPPANTANTSYYLLPLEATGIPPGSILVNPHTGQPFVNPDGSAVVYNPNHSMAPQHQHHQHHNQQGRTQQPMPPPPHPHPPGPHQHQPTNHNHVLSQSVLSLPQPVRPLQPSAQPVQYSSISYPPQLLSVSPNQQYTVQNNLGAQFSHMSLARQASGEGPGRDAHTTMYPSSVVLQTPPQQQGYMVAPPVQPVPAHQAYNTPAPPPVNQPVMQQQGYMQQSMQQMPACYCAPGQYPLSNQQYRPVGTVQYSAPQSQPMPPPTQQTGYQTVMPNQPQSYQSMIGVPQSQNTVSGLHSNMGNQMQGMMVQYPSMPSYQVSMQPQGSQGVPQQTYQQPIIIPNHNQSNQGPMPGSGVQVYYSVITPNQQNTMSSSVGFLPPPGSEQMQFPRPSSPCSSQQPLHQAQQCSGVPLPPGGGMVMMQLTLPPGQQPRPHSPPQWKHSKYYSLDHTRGQKSTELSTLDTSQSSPLLGSPSTSPAQSPTPSHPHHLTNVKSIRPGLAPVMPQFSRPFVPGQGDAQYPLLGQPLQYNPQIRPPLLHTPPMVPNHQVPMGMRHSGGGGRGRKQPRKALSTDLSVGDPVSGRVLEVTDLPGEISRTEADSLLGELSRAGAVVGWLPEHHSHRDWQSGANCDHHHAKPPTQTHGQAPADPAFAYTILATFPSRYAAQDALLHHNGPRASFRLTMRRDRGYGHRHPLERASSQ from the exons ATGAGGATGTCTGATACTGTCACTGTAAAGGAGACTAGCGCCACTATGAGAGGTGTGGAGACGGAGGAGAGCCACCATGCCAGTGCCACACCGGCACCAGCAGGGGGAGAAGAACCAAGCCCGACCAAGACAAACGGCACGGAGCAGGAGCAGGCAGAGACCCAGCCACAGGCCGAAGCTCAGACCCAGCTCCAACCTGAGCTTCAACCAGAGAGCTGCTGCCAAGACAAGAACGAAACTCAG CGGCAAACACCGGGACAGATGGGAAAAAGGCCCAAG GATGCAGTTGAGATCCAGCTCTCCCAGTCGTTTGACAAAGAGGAGGCACCACCCATCAAGGATGAGGAGGACAAAGACAAAAGAGTGGAGAAGCTGCTAGAAAAGACTGAGAGAATGCCCAGGAAGATGCTGTCCAGAG ATTCCAGTCAGGAATACACAGACTCTACCGGGATCGATATCCATGAGTTCTTAGTAAACAcgttgaaaaacaaccccag GGACAGAATGATGCTGCTGAAGTTGGAACAGGACATTCTCGACTTTATCAGTAATAACGA AAGCCAGAAGAGAAAGTTCCCTCCAATGACCTCCTACCACAGAATGCTGCTGCACCGCGTCGCCGCCTACTTCGGCCTCGACCACAACGTCGACCAAACCGGGAAATCTGTAATCATCAACAAAACTAGCAATACAAGAAT tcctGATCAGAAGTTTTCAGAACACATCAAAGATGACAAAACTGACGACTTCCAAAAGCGCTACATTCTCAAAAGGGACAACTCTGGCTCAGACAAAGATGACAACATG ATGCGGATGCGGCTGAAGGACGACCGGAGGAGTAAGTCTATAGAGGAACGAGAGGAGGAGTACCAGAGGGCCAGAGAAAGGATATTTGCTCAAGAT GGTCCAGATGGCTTTGCTCTTGAAAAAAGGATACAGGAGGATGATGCTTGTAACAACACACAGCAAAGGCGGCAAATCTTTAG GTTAAAAGATGGCCGCTCGGCCAACAGTCGCCAGAGCAGCTCTGAGAATGAGCCCAAGTACTCTGACCCTCGGCCGTGGAGCAGCACAGACTCTGACAGCTCCAACCGTAACCTGAGGCCAGCCATGACCAAGGCCAGCAGCTTCAGCGGCATCTCTGTCCTTATCAGGGGAGACAGCTCAGGCAGCAGCAAGAGCATGGGTCGCCTTTCTAAGACTG GTTCCCTAGAGTCTTCTAGTAGTGTAGGGTCCTCCACGGGTTCGCTCTCTCGCTCCCAGCCACCCCTCCCCGTCCCAGCTTTAACCCAGGCTGGCCACCCTCACAACCACGCCGCGCCCCCCTGCCCAGTGGCCTACCCAGCCATCTGCACTAGTAGTACTGTGACTTATGAGGCGGGAAGCAGGAGCGGCCCGGTGCCGCCACCACCAGCGAATACAGCTAACACTAGCTACTATTTGCTTCCCCTGGAAGCCACAGGGATACCGCCAGGGAGTATCCTGGTCAACCCACACACAG GCCAGCCCTTTGTGAACCCGGATGGCAGTGCTGTGGTGTACAACCCCAACCATAGCATGGCTCCTCAGCATCAACATCATCAGCATCATAATCAGCAGGGCAGGACCCAGCAGCCCATGCCCCCTCCTCCACACCCGCACCCGCCTGGCCCCCACCAACACCAGCCCACCAATCACAACCACGTCCTCTCACAG TCTGTTCTATCCCTTCCTCAGCCGGTCCGGCCCCTCCAGCCTTCTGCTCAGCCTGTCCAGTACTCATCTATCTCTTACCCACCTCAGCTCCTCTCCGTCTCCCCTAACCAACAATACACTGTG CAAAACAACCTGGGAGCCCAGTTCAGCCACATGAGTCTGGCCCGGCAGGCCTCTGGGGAGGGCCCAGGTAGGGACGCCCACACTACCATGTACCCCTCCTCCGTGGTGCTCCAGACCCCCCCGCAGCAGCAGGGCTACATGGTGGCCCCTCCAGTCCAGCCTGTCCCTGCCCACCAGGCCTACAACACTCCCGCCCCTCCGCCTGTCAACCAGCCGGTCATGCAGCAACAGGGCTACATGCAGCAGTCCATGCAGCAG ATGCCAGCATGTTACTGTGCGCCAGGCCAGTACCCTCTGTCCAACCAGCAGTACAGGCCTGTGGGCACAGTGCAGTACAGCGCCCCACAGAGTCAGCCAATGCCCCCGCCCACACAACAGACAG GTTACCAAACAGTGATGCCAAATCAACCACAGAGCTATCAGAGTATGATAGGAGTGCCACAGAGTCAGAACACTGTTAGTGGCCTGCATAGCAATATGGGAAATCAGATGCAAGGCATGATGGTCCAGTATCCCTCCATGCCATCTTATCAG GTATCCATGCAGCCTCAAGGCTCCCAGGGTGTGCCACAGCAGACATATCAGCAGCCTATCATCATCCCCAACCACAACCAGTCCAACCAGGGTCCCATGCCTGGCTCTGGTGTCCAGGTCTACTACAGTGTTATCACACCCAATCAACAGAACACAATGAG ctccTCTGTTGGGTTCCTGCCTCCTCCCGGATCAGAGCAGATGCAGTTCCCTCGGCCGTCCTCCCCCTGCAGCTCCCAGCAGCCCCTCCATCAGGCACAGCAGTGCTCAG GCGTTCCCCTTCCCCCAGGCGGTGGGATGGTGATGATGCAGCTGACGTTGCCCCCCGGCCAGCAGCCACGGCCTCACTCGCCCCCGCAGTGGAAACACAGCAAGTACTACAGTCTGGACCACACCAGAGGACAGAAGTCCACAGAACTCTCCACCCTAGACACCTCACAG AGCAGTCCCCTGCTGGGCAGTCCCTCAACTTCCCCCGCCCAGTCGCCAACTCCCTCCCACCCACACCACCTAACCAATGTGAAGAGCATCCGTCCAGGCCTCGCCCCCGTGATGCCCCAGTTCTCCAGACCCTTTGTGCCAGGGCAAG GAGATGCACAGTACCCGTTACTAGGTCAGCCCCTCCAGTACAACCCCCAGAtccgtcctcctctcctccacactccACCCATGGTCCCCAACCATCAG GTACCCATGGGGATGCGGCACAGCGGTGGAGGGGGCAGAGGGAGGAAGCAGCCAAGGAAGGCTCTGTCTACAGATCTCAGTGTAGGTGATCCAG TGAGTGGGCGAGTCCTGGAGGTGACTGACCTGCCGGGGGAGATCAGCCGGACCGAGGCGGACTCTCTGCTGGGTGAGCTCTCCAGAGCCGGGGCTGTAGTCGGATGGCTCCCAGAGCACCACAGCCACCGGGATTGGCAGTCGGGGGCTAACTGTGACCACCACCACGCCAAACCCCCCACCCAAACCCACGGTCAAGCCCCTGCCGATCCAGCCTTTGCCTACACCATCCTGGCCACGTTCCCTTCCAGATACGCTGCGCAGGACGCCCTCCTCCACCACAATGGTCCCCGAGCCTCCTTCAGACTCACTATGAGGAGGGACCGAGGCTACGGCCACAGACACCCCCTGGAGAGGGCAAGCTCCCAGTAG
- the LOC121536700 gene encoding R3H domain-containing protein 1-like isoform X4, protein MRMSDTVTVKETSATMRGVETEESHHASATPAPAGGEEPSPTKTNGTEQEQAETQPQAEAQTQLQPELQPESCCQDKNETQRQTPGQMGKRPKSKLKLVRSLAVCEESSPPSPITTDLPREHKDAVEIQLSQSFDKEEAPPIKDEEDKDKRVEKLLEKTERMPRKMLSRDSSQEYTDSTGIDIHEFLVNTLKNNPRDRMMLLKLEQDILDFISNNESQKRKFPPMTSYHRMLLHRVAAYFGLDHNVDQTGKSVIINKTSNTRIPDQKFSEHIKDDKTDDFQKRYILKRDNSGSDKDDNMMRMRLKDDRRSKSIEEREEEYQRARERIFAQDGPDGFALEKRIQEDDACNNTQQRRQIFRLKDGRSANSRQSSSENEPKYSDPRPWSSTDSDSSNRNLRPAMTKASSFSGISVLIRGDSSGSSKSMGRLSKTGSLESSSSVGSSTGSLSRSQPPLPVPALTQAGHPHNHAAPPCPVAYPAICTSSTVTYEAGSRSGPVPPPPANTANTSYYLLPLEATGIPPGSILVNPHTGQPFVNPDGSAVVYNPNHSMAPQHQHHQHHNQQGRTQQPMPPPPHPHPPGPHQHQPTNHNHVLSQQNNLGAQFSHMSLARQASGEGPGRDAHTTMYPSSVVLQTPPQQQGYMVAPPVQPVPAHQAYNTPAPPPVNQPVMQQQGYMQQSMQQMPACYCAPGQYPLSNQQYRPVGTVQYSAPQSQPMPPPTQQTGYQTVMPNQPQSYQSMIGVPQSQNTVSGLHSNMGNQMQGMMVQYPSMPSYQVSMQPQGSQGVPQQTYQQPIIIPNHNQSNQGPMPGSGVQVYYSVITPNQQNTMSSSVGFLPPPGSEQMQFPRPSSPCSSQQPLHQAQQCSGVPLPPGGGMVMMQLTLPPGQQPRPHSPPQWKHSKYYSLDHTRGQKSTELSTLDTSQSSPLLGSPSTSPAQSPTPSHPHHLTNVKSIRPGLAPVMPQFSRPFVPGQGDAQYPLLGQPLQYNPQIRPPLLHTPPMVPNHQVPMGMRHSGGGGRGRKQPRKALSTDLSVGDPVSGRVLEVTDLPGEISRTEADSLLGELSRAGAVVGWLPEHHSHRDWQSGANCDHHHAKPPTQTHGQAPADPAFAYTILATFPSRYAAQDALLHHNGPRASFRLTMRRDRGYGHRHPLERASSQ, encoded by the exons ATGAGGATGTCTGATACTGTCACTGTAAAGGAGACTAGCGCCACTATGAGAGGTGTGGAGACGGAGGAGAGCCACCATGCCAGTGCCACACCGGCACCAGCAGGGGGAGAAGAACCAAGCCCGACCAAGACAAACGGCACGGAGCAGGAGCAGGCAGAGACCCAGCCACAGGCCGAAGCTCAGACCCAGCTCCAACCTGAGCTTCAACCAGAGAGCTGCTGCCAAGACAAGAACGAAACTCAG CGGCAAACACCGGGACAGATGGGAAAAAGGCCCAAG TCTAAGTTAAAGTTAGTTCGGAGCCTGGCTGTTTGCGAAgagtcctctcctccttcccctatTACCACTGATCTGCCTCGAGAACACAAG GATGCAGTTGAGATCCAGCTCTCCCAGTCGTTTGACAAAGAGGAGGCACCACCCATCAAGGATGAGGAGGACAAAGACAAAAGAGTGGAGAAGCTGCTAGAAAAGACTGAGAGAATGCCCAGGAAGATGCTGTCCAGAG ATTCCAGTCAGGAATACACAGACTCTACCGGGATCGATATCCATGAGTTCTTAGTAAACAcgttgaaaaacaaccccag GGACAGAATGATGCTGCTGAAGTTGGAACAGGACATTCTCGACTTTATCAGTAATAACGA AAGCCAGAAGAGAAAGTTCCCTCCAATGACCTCCTACCACAGAATGCTGCTGCACCGCGTCGCCGCCTACTTCGGCCTCGACCACAACGTCGACCAAACCGGGAAATCTGTAATCATCAACAAAACTAGCAATACAAGAAT tcctGATCAGAAGTTTTCAGAACACATCAAAGATGACAAAACTGACGACTTCCAAAAGCGCTACATTCTCAAAAGGGACAACTCTGGCTCAGACAAAGATGACAACATG ATGCGGATGCGGCTGAAGGACGACCGGAGGAGTAAGTCTATAGAGGAACGAGAGGAGGAGTACCAGAGGGCCAGAGAAAGGATATTTGCTCAAGAT GGTCCAGATGGCTTTGCTCTTGAAAAAAGGATACAGGAGGATGATGCTTGTAACAACACACAGCAAAGGCGGCAAATCTTTAG GTTAAAAGATGGCCGCTCGGCCAACAGTCGCCAGAGCAGCTCTGAGAATGAGCCCAAGTACTCTGACCCTCGGCCGTGGAGCAGCACAGACTCTGACAGCTCCAACCGTAACCTGAGGCCAGCCATGACCAAGGCCAGCAGCTTCAGCGGCATCTCTGTCCTTATCAGGGGAGACAGCTCAGGCAGCAGCAAGAGCATGGGTCGCCTTTCTAAGACTG GTTCCCTAGAGTCTTCTAGTAGTGTAGGGTCCTCCACGGGTTCGCTCTCTCGCTCCCAGCCACCCCTCCCCGTCCCAGCTTTAACCCAGGCTGGCCACCCTCACAACCACGCCGCGCCCCCCTGCCCAGTGGCCTACCCAGCCATCTGCACTAGTAGTACTGTGACTTATGAGGCGGGAAGCAGGAGCGGCCCGGTGCCGCCACCACCAGCGAATACAGCTAACACTAGCTACTATTTGCTTCCCCTGGAAGCCACAGGGATACCGCCAGGGAGTATCCTGGTCAACCCACACACAG GCCAGCCCTTTGTGAACCCGGATGGCAGTGCTGTGGTGTACAACCCCAACCATAGCATGGCTCCTCAGCATCAACATCATCAGCATCATAATCAGCAGGGCAGGACCCAGCAGCCCATGCCCCCTCCTCCACACCCGCACCCGCCTGGCCCCCACCAACACCAGCCCACCAATCACAACCACGTCCTCTCACAG CAAAACAACCTGGGAGCCCAGTTCAGCCACATGAGTCTGGCCCGGCAGGCCTCTGGGGAGGGCCCAGGTAGGGACGCCCACACTACCATGTACCCCTCCTCCGTGGTGCTCCAGACCCCCCCGCAGCAGCAGGGCTACATGGTGGCCCCTCCAGTCCAGCCTGTCCCTGCCCACCAGGCCTACAACACTCCCGCCCCTCCGCCTGTCAACCAGCCGGTCATGCAGCAACAGGGCTACATGCAGCAGTCCATGCAGCAG ATGCCAGCATGTTACTGTGCGCCAGGCCAGTACCCTCTGTCCAACCAGCAGTACAGGCCTGTGGGCACAGTGCAGTACAGCGCCCCACAGAGTCAGCCAATGCCCCCGCCCACACAACAGACAG GTTACCAAACAGTGATGCCAAATCAACCACAGAGCTATCAGAGTATGATAGGAGTGCCACAGAGTCAGAACACTGTTAGTGGCCTGCATAGCAATATGGGAAATCAGATGCAAGGCATGATGGTCCAGTATCCCTCCATGCCATCTTATCAG GTATCCATGCAGCCTCAAGGCTCCCAGGGTGTGCCACAGCAGACATATCAGCAGCCTATCATCATCCCCAACCACAACCAGTCCAACCAGGGTCCCATGCCTGGCTCTGGTGTCCAGGTCTACTACAGTGTTATCACACCCAATCAACAGAACACAATGAG ctccTCTGTTGGGTTCCTGCCTCCTCCCGGATCAGAGCAGATGCAGTTCCCTCGGCCGTCCTCCCCCTGCAGCTCCCAGCAGCCCCTCCATCAGGCACAGCAGTGCTCAG GCGTTCCCCTTCCCCCAGGCGGTGGGATGGTGATGATGCAGCTGACGTTGCCCCCCGGCCAGCAGCCACGGCCTCACTCGCCCCCGCAGTGGAAACACAGCAAGTACTACAGTCTGGACCACACCAGAGGACAGAAGTCCACAGAACTCTCCACCCTAGACACCTCACAG AGCAGTCCCCTGCTGGGCAGTCCCTCAACTTCCCCCGCCCAGTCGCCAACTCCCTCCCACCCACACCACCTAACCAATGTGAAGAGCATCCGTCCAGGCCTCGCCCCCGTGATGCCCCAGTTCTCCAGACCCTTTGTGCCAGGGCAAG GAGATGCACAGTACCCGTTACTAGGTCAGCCCCTCCAGTACAACCCCCAGAtccgtcctcctctcctccacactccACCCATGGTCCCCAACCATCAG GTACCCATGGGGATGCGGCACAGCGGTGGAGGGGGCAGAGGGAGGAAGCAGCCAAGGAAGGCTCTGTCTACAGATCTCAGTGTAGGTGATCCAG TGAGTGGGCGAGTCCTGGAGGTGACTGACCTGCCGGGGGAGATCAGCCGGACCGAGGCGGACTCTCTGCTGGGTGAGCTCTCCAGAGCCGGGGCTGTAGTCGGATGGCTCCCAGAGCACCACAGCCACCGGGATTGGCAGTCGGGGGCTAACTGTGACCACCACCACGCCAAACCCCCCACCCAAACCCACGGTCAAGCCCCTGCCGATCCAGCCTTTGCCTACACCATCCTGGCCACGTTCCCTTCCAGATACGCTGCGCAGGACGCCCTCCTCCACCACAATGGTCCCCGAGCCTCCTTCAGACTCACTATGAGGAGGGACCGAGGCTACGGCCACAGACACCCCCTGGAGAGGGCAAGCTCCCAGTAG